ACAAAACGGCAAAccattaaaacaaatttttttttaacctattaTCCAATCCCGTTTAGTCTCAACCAAGACTCTACGTTCAGTCTTgggttcttcctcctcccttgTCTCCACGTTCTGTCttgagttcttcctcctccctcgcctcccatataccattcttgattcatcctcatcctcatcatcataaGATTGGCCTATCTTAAAGGTATTTTTCTTAGATTTTACTCTCtctcgattttagggtttttattttattttatttttttctcttcagtTTGGGTGAATCATGGAGCCATCGTATTTTGtttgatgatttcatttctggtGTTCTGATTTGATTGTCAAAATTTTGGTATTCTTTTGCAAGTATTGATTTTGCTGGGATATAGAGTTggtcaaaagaaattgaaaaaaaggtCAATACTTTTTGTCCATGGAATGGATTGAATCATTGAATAGAAAGCCTCATTGACCCAAAAAGGTCAATACTTTTTGTCTTGGTTTCATTGTCTTAATTTTGATTTCATTCTCTATCTCACGGTCAAagtttctgctttttttttcttttttttttaaaatcttttTCAAGTAGGGCAATATGTTAATTCAGAGCACTAAAATCTCAAACGGTCAACATAGATTTGTTTAATGAGGAGCTCATGGCTTCACACAATTTTGTCGTCAAAATGCAATTGCATACATGAAGAGCTCAATTATAATATAAGTAAAATGCttgaattgaaattgtgtttaGAACTTGTGTATATTCTTTTGCATTATGATTATAACTTATGATTGTGAATTGGGATGTCTgttacatgtcactgaccaagtaactgtaactggtcacgtaactgaccatgtcactgaccaagtaactgaccatgtcactgaccaagtaactgtaactggccatgtaactagtcacgtaactgaccatgtaactgaccatgtcactgaccaagtaactgcccatgtcactgaccatgtcactgaccaagtaactggtcacctacccatgtcactgaccatgtcactgaccaagtaactgcccatgtcactgaccaagtaactggtcacgtaactgaccatgtaactgaccatgtcactgaccaagtaactgcttgaattgaaattgtgtttagtttttaacttcttttttattagTGTTATGTCTTTGACTCTGTTATGGTGAAATTCTAATTATAGCTGTGTTTGTACAGGGTGTTTGTAATATAATGCTATAGCTTTATGATGGGTGAACCATCGTTACAAGAGACAAATGAGAATGCTGTTGTAGATGAACCAAAACTTCAGCTTGGTCAAGAATTCGAATCAATAGAGGAGGCCTATTACTTTTACAATGAGATATATGCAAAGACTATTGGTTTTAGTGTGAGAATGGGTTCAACTAAGAGAAGTAAGGTGACTGGAGAGATTACTTGGAAACAATTTTTATGTTCCAAGGATGGAAAAACAGATGAGACTTATGAGAACTCAAGACGGCAACATTCATCGACCATGGAAGAAAGGAGGTGCGGAATAAAGCATATGGGTTGTAAGGCAAGGTTGAACATCGTCTTTAACAAGGCAAGCAAAAATTGGTATGTAAGTGACTTCGAGGAGGCTCATACACATGAACTTACAACCCCCAAAAGAGTACATTTATTACCATTACACCGCAAGCTTACAAAGGCAAAAAAGTGTCTTATGGAAAAGCTAAGTAGTGTTAATGTTCGAACAAGTCAGCAATTCAAAATAATGGAGACTGTGGCAGGTGGTATACAGAATGTTGGATGTATTCGCAGAGATTTGAGAAACTTTGAAAGAGATTCAAGGGAAGAAGTGAAGGGACATGATGCAACTATGCTACTTGAGTTCTTAGAgtcagaaaaggaaaagaagccgtCTTTTTATTTTGAAGTTGACCGAGATGAAGAAAATAGGATGAATCGTTGCTTTTGGGCTGATCCTACCTCAAAAAAAGCATATTATTTCTTTAACgatgttgttgtgtttgatACCACGTACAACACAAACAAATATCGCATGATCTTTGCTCCAATCACTGGCGTCAACCATCATGGCCAAACAATTGTATTTGGTTGTGGACTTCTAAGTGATGAGAAAACtgagtcttttatttggttactGGAACAATGGTTGAAAGCTATGCCTAGTGGTCCACCGAAAGTTATAATTACTGATCAAGATCCAGCAATTGCAAAAGCCATTGCTCAAGTTCTTCCACTTACACTCCACCGTTTTTGTCTTTGGCATATCATGTTTAAATTTCGAGATAAGCTTGGTCCTGTGATTGCTCAAAGTTATTATGGACTCTTCAAAGCCAGTGTATATAACTCCAAGACTAAAGAAGAATTTGAAGCTAGTTGGAAGAATGCTGTGCAACAAAGTAGTCAAGAAAATCATGCGTGGTTGAACACAATGTATGAACTACGAAGTAAATGGGTCCCTGCATTTTGCAATCACATCTTTCATGCGGGTATGCAAAGTAGTCAAAGAGTTGAGAGTAACCATTCATTCTTCAAATCATTTGTTTCGGTGAATAATTCTTTATTGGATTTTGCTACAAGGATTAAAAGGGGACTTAGACAACAAAGGCATGAAGAACTGATTCGTGATCATGTTGATAGTAATGAAATTCCAAAGACAAGGACTTACTATCCCATAGAAAAGCAAATGCGTGAGGTGTACACAAAAGAAATATTTTTGAGGTTCCAAGATGAGGTTGTCAAGAGTACTGCTTACTTGAAATGTGAAACTTTGAAGGAAGATGAAAATGAATGCGTGTATAATGTTTTAAGGGCTGCAGATGATGAACAAAGCTGGAAATTGCGACAAATAGTTCATGACAAAGTTTCTGGTTTTGCCAAGTGTAGTTGTGGAGGCTTTGAGGTTGAAGGAATTGCATGTAGgcatatcattttctttttcgaaGTATGAATATGGTACATTTGCCAATTGAATACATCTTGGATAGGTGGACAAAAAATGCAAAAGTTGGAAGAGTTTGGGATGATGATGGTGTCGAAGTGAAAGATGTGGGTGATAAGTCATTGATGATGAGATATATTCAATTATCTCAACTTTCACAAGGTGTAATTGATGAGGCGTCTCTTTCacaagaaacaacaaaatatttcaCAGACGGACTCCATTCCCTTCGCCTTGGTATTAAAGAACTTCTCTCAAATCTGGGTGTTGAGGAACTTccatccacaaaaaaaaaaaaatacctcagGAAATACTCATTGAAGAACCATCTCAATCAAAGGCAAAAGGAAGTGGGAAGAGGTTGAAGTCATCCaaagaaattgcaatgaatagGCAGAGAAACTGTGGAAAATGTGGTAAAACTGGGCACAACATAAAAACATGTGAGAAGCACAATGCTAATGGGTAATAACTTTATTTACTACTAACACTTGCTTTTATTTCTTGATGTGATCTATTTCATGCTTATTAATAATGTATCATTGATATTGTATATGAGCAGGTCAAGCATACAAATTAACCCCACTGAGCAATCAAATGAAGCACCACTTAGCATGTAAAGGATGAAGTTgatctttcttctgttttgtttcaGCATAATCACAAGTTTTTTTATATGTAATggattgtaatatgcatcagTTGGGTTGTCATTCAATGAATGTTTTTTCATTCATCCACTGCCCAGAACTTGTGTATATTCTTTTGCATTATGATTATAACTTGTGATTGTGAATTGGGATGTCTgttacatgtcactgaccaagtaactgtaactggtcatgtgactgaccatgtcactgaccaagtaactgaccatgtcactgaccaagtaactgtaactggccatgtaactagtcacgtaactgaccatgtaactgaccatgtcactgaccaagtaactgcccatgtcactgaccaagtaactgcccatgtcactgaccaagtaactggtcacctgcccatgtcactgaccaagtaactgcccatgtcactgaccaagtaactggtcacgtaactaaccatgtaactgaccatgtcattgaccaagtaactgcccatgtcactgaccaagtaactggtcacgtaactgaccatgtaactgaccatgtcactgaccaagtaactgaccatgagactaaacgggattggataataggttaaaaaaaaatttgttttaatggTTTGTCGTTTTGTCCGTTTGATCAACTGAATTAAGATCCAACGGCTGGGATGGTTTtgtcccgttttgtccctttattttcgtcccgcaggtgagcgggcctgTTCTCTCCTATTCTCTCTGGACTCTCACTCTTTTTCCACAAACCCACCCCTTTCTCTTCCTCAATGGCCGCGACCGGAAGCTTACCAAGCTGGAGATAGGCCACTTGTAGAAGGCCGGTGCCATACCTCTCTGCCACCTTCAGAAGACCATGActataacgtcccgaacctgaagttaccggtttactagtcatttggacggtaaacggccTTTACTtccacttttactgtcgttttagtgcttttagtgaccctaaaagttgactttttattcgggtcaaaatttgagaaaatgttcttcatgaaagttgtaggggacgttaaactgatcacgtggatatgtggtacgtaaaaatcggagttcgtatgcgaaagttataaacGAAAgacgaaagttactgttcatgtagtaagtttctataaatagccgagttactgtggcaagttgccatttttggaaacttacccagtttttctctctcttctcccccgaccttttcttcctcttcggcccggttcttcctcctccgatttcttcctcctccggccaccccacgatggaATCTGGACATCAGCTGGCTCGCCTCCTCACCCTGgtcacgtctgtggtggtgttttgcaacAATTTGGCCAGAAGAGCTCGATTGGGAGCTgtgaaggttactgtagcaTATCGGGATATcagtcgatttccggcgattccggccttctccggccaccaaaccggcgtcaaAGGTTCGGTTTtcgacatagatcatttcccctaaggactttcgtttcaatttgcagtgtagaggtcgaatttgcaatttctagggttcttggagttttctggaaaaatttcaccagccaatttggagcccttcaaggtaaaattggaacttgttgtagttgagaaagaggttgggtttgttgagtagatggtgctgccaaattttggtggccatcggaggtggttgcccgtggcgcgtggggcccacgcgctgccactgttggtggcgcgtgtaggagtgtagggcagtgttttaattccggtttttagcctattaaatcctataaattgtgtagagcttgtatgtgaaatttggtaatttttggagaaacttggaattaattatgaattttgaagtttagggtttcaattatcgaattacgagaatccaaccatcggatatctctcggttctgacttggaacctttaagataatgaattagtattagaggtaaaatttgggttgaatccgcgAACAAGTGGAAAGTTGATTGGTGAGGGTTTGATTATGGGATTCGTATTAAATTGTCGAATTATCACTTACGGAATATAatcgtgtacagggcgacgtactgagctctggctcgatgaaggaactcatatacatgatcgtcggaatagtactgtgagtggacttttgtttttaagtaaatgatgcatgcatttatttctttgaatatgctttatttatttatcaatttacattTCGAGCGTGTGATTTTAATCTCAAAGATTGATTTCACTTTATCTCATATAAGTGCTTTTGATAATGATTTGTTTCCGaagttaattatgatttataatcttatttgacgaattatttatttccgaggtgatttccggaattatacccTTAATTATAATCTatttcgatttgagacttttaaaggattttcgaaatgggatttcgatggagttatattccttatttatttatcgacttcggttttggcattgggatgccttgatgatgattttgaaattggttttgtttcggtttacggAAAACatgcttattattattttcttcctatttatttgaatttgagattatcttggcgtgtgggacacgtcattggaaattcttttacgagagatggggaagccttatgtatttacgagagatggggaagccttatgtatttatgattttactgtggttttcggattttcttttgccatactttgggtgacttatcattgctagcattgatcttccgcctttgtggcgaggtgatgggatcactgaagccctccgcctttgtggcgctggttactgtctctgtgacagtaattctcaagcgcagtatcctatcgctacacatagtggcgtaagggtatattacgggagtcatgggagtactttagcctgggaggctatcacccgagcctgagaggctcactcgtatggctatcatcttcccctactcattatattcttgactagcggggctagtccgattttccgtttaaccagcggggctggtcttatttcttgagaaatgagatttcagtTTTACGATATAtcttttcgaatgttgtgactagtgaggctagtcggtttatcgtTTGAAATCCTCGGATTTAAAGCTAAttgtgttttctaattgttgcatgcatcggtttttaatgaaataaatgtgggaaagtatgaatttcttttcctttaaaattgtttatttttgtccactcacgctaacgtttttcgtctactttcccctgggccctctggtttcaaatgcccaatttgcaggcaaaattagttgaggtcgggcgtacatggagttgaggcatagtcaactgCACGGtttccgcgtttgcctttgaattaggttttcccttatttacctttctattagaattgctctgattacctgtgggattaatgttattcaagttgtgttttgtgttatgtgaattggacgatgttgtgatttggggagcaggggcAGGGtagctccaggagaataaggatgaatgactcagaagtgtaaatttcctttctacaggttttgggtagtctattttaggggaagttctgccaaatatttggaagaatttcttctaaggtgggccccgcagggtcacctaggatttcagggtgaaatctagGTTGGGTCCTGTCAAtgactctcactctctctcaaaCCTCAAAATTTCCAGAATGGAAAAGGCCCAAACAAAGAACCCTAACCCCAAATCGAAGAATTCCCAGAATTTCTGTCATCCAAATCTCCCCGTCGTTACTCGACCTCCATTT
This portion of the Rosa chinensis cultivar Old Blush chromosome 1, RchiOBHm-V2, whole genome shotgun sequence genome encodes:
- the LOC112164036 gene encoding protein FAR1-RELATED SEQUENCE 5-like, yielding MGEPSLQETNENAVVDEPKLQLGQEFESIEEAYYFYNEIYAKTIGFSVRMGSTKRSKVTGEITWKQFLCSKDGKTDETYENSRRQHSSTMEERRCGIKHMGCKARLNIVFNKASKNWYVSDFEEAHTHELTTPKRVHLLPLHRKLTKAKKCLMEKLSSVNVRTSQQFKIMETVAGGIQNVGCIRRDLRNFERDSREEVKGHDATMLLEFLESEKEKKPSFYFEVDRDEENRMNRCFWADPTSKKAYYFFNDVVVFDTTYNTNKYRMIFAPITGVNHHGQTIVFGCGLLSDEKTESFIWLLEQWLKAMPSGPPKVIITDQDPAIAKAIAQVLPLTLHRFCLWHIMFKFRDKLGPVIAQSYYGLFKASVYNSKTKEEFEASWKNAVQQSSQENHAWLNTMYELRSKWVPAFCNHIFHAGMQSSQRVESNHSFFKSFVSVNNSLLDFATRIKRGLRQQRHEELIRDHVDSNEIPKTRTYYPIEKQMREVYTKEIFLRFQDEVVKSTAYLKCETLKEDENECVYNVLRAADDEQSWKLRQIVHDKVSGFAKCSCGGFEVEGIACRHIIFFFEV